In Ornithinibacter aureus, the genomic stretch CGCGTCGTAGCGCCCCAGATAGGACTACGCCGGGTGCGGCGTGTTTCACGGACATGGCTCCCCTCTGTGTCAAGAGGCGGCCGGGAGGGGGGTTCTAGGATCGGTGGTGGCGGGTCCGGGAAGTGGCTTGTCCGAAGAGTTGGTGTGGGGCTGTGAGCCGGCCGCGCTGGAGTCAGAGTCGTTGCCCCGTTGCCCTCCCGGGCCCGTCGCCATGTGTCGGGCGGCGTCGTTGACCATGGTGCGGTACACGATGTCGGAGAGTCGGCGTTTGAGCAGGCGCATGGACTCGTTGGAGGTCTTGCCGCGGGCTTTGCTGCGGTCGAAGTAGGCGCGGCCCTCGGTGGGGTTGCGCAGCTGGACGGTGGCCATGATGTGCAGCACGCGGTTGATCTGACGGTTGCCACCGCGGGACAGGCGGTGGCGCACGTTGTCCCCGGAGGATGCGTCGATGGGGGCGGTGCCCGTCCAGGAGCCGAAGTGGTTGTTGTCGGGGAACCGGGTGATGTCACCGACTTCGACGAGTAGCCGGGCGGCGCCTGAGGGGCCGATCCCGGTCAGGTCCATGAGGGTGGTGCCGGTGGCGGCGACCAGAGCGGTCAGCTCCTTGTTCGCGGCCTTCTTGCGCTGATAGATCCGCTCTAGGTCGGTGATCAGTTCGGCCGCGACCCGGCGGCGGGTCTTGCCCGCCGCGTCGCGTGGGCGGACGGTGGCGAGCAGCTTCTTGGCTTGGGCAGCGGACAGGTCCTTCTTCGCTCCGCCGGGGATCAGCCCGAGCAGCAGGTGGTGGACCTGCGACATCTTGCGGGTGTGTTCCTCTCCCAGGGACCGTCGCCGGTCGACCAGGATCCGCAGCACGGCCAGCTGCTCGTCGTTGACCACCGGGCGCAGGCCGCTCATCCGGGTGCCGACCAGGGCCACGGAGTGTGCGTCGGTGGCGTCGGTCTTGCGGCCTTGGCCGGTGGCGAACACCCGCGCCCGCGCGGACAGCTTGGGTGGGACGTCGAGGACATGCTCGCCTTCGGCCAGGAGCCTGTTGGCCACGTGCCTGCCGATGCCCTGACATCCCTCGATCGCCCACACACGCTCGGGCCACGCCTGCACGTACCGTCGCAGCGCGGCATGACCGTCCCGGTCGGTTGCGAATCGGCCCTTGCCGACGATGGATTCGTCACTGGTCATGACTTCGATCGTGACGGAGCGCTTGTGGGGTCCATCCCGATGACGACTCGCGATGTCGTGTCCATGGTGTCCTCCGAACTCGAACCTGATGGGGTTGTCGAGCTGGGAGGGCAACGCTACTTCGAGCTAGGGCATACCCCTCTTGAGCCTCTCCCGCTCTGGCGGCGTCCGGGGACGCGCAGGCCAAATGAGAGCCACACCGAGGTGAGCAGCCGAAATGAGAGCGACAAACCCGGACGCCTAGACCGAGCCTCGTCAGATACCGGCCATGCCGTCAATGAAACCAGTAGCCGATGTCGGACGTTCGTGGGGGCGCGTTCAGAGGCTGTCAGCCACCTGGCCCGCTGGACTTCGGTACCAGACGAACCCACCGACATGCATTGCGGCACTACCGATGGCCGGTGAGCGTCATCAGACCGGACCGAGACGCCCTTTGAAGCAACGGGGATGCTGACAGCGCCGCGTCGCCTTCGGGGGCCCGGCGACCCGCGAGCCGATCGCGGCGCGGGATCAATCGTTAAGATTCCTCGGTTGACTGGCCCTACCGCACTCCCTACCTTTAGTCATTCTACGGGGAGGAGCGGGGCAATGAAATCACGCATTTCATGGCGACGGCGAGCAGGGACGGCAATCTCGAAGTGGGTGCTGGCTATCGCGGTCGCCGGTGTATCCGGTATGGCCACGGATGTACCGGCCGGGACCGCGCCGACGCAGGACTTGTTGAAGGAGCATGACGAGGTTCGCGAGCAGGTCCAGCCGGTCTATGAGCACAACTGGCCCGAGCTCGACGACAAAGACTTGGACGAGCGCTATTCGACCGCCCAGGTTCGCCATGAGCTAGTTGAGAAGTGGTCTGCTGACCCGGAGTTCGGTGGTATCCATTTCGACTTTCCGGGCAACGTTCTGACGGTCTTCGG encodes the following:
- a CDS encoding IS110 family transposase, which codes for MTSDESIVGKGRFATDRDGHAALRRYVQAWPERVWAIEGCQGIGRHVANRLLAEGEHVLDVPPKLSARARVFATGQGRKTDATDAHSVALVGTRMSGLRPVVNDEQLAVLRILVDRRRSLGEEHTRKMSQVHHLLLGLIPGGAKKDLSAAQAKKLLATVRPRDAAGKTRRRVAAELITDLERIYQRKKAANKELTALVAATGTTLMDLTGIGPSGAARLLVEVGDITRFPDNNHFGSWTGTAPIDASSGDNVRHRLSRGGNRQINRVLHIMATVQLRNPTEGRAYFDRSKARGKTSNESMRLLKRRLSDIVYRTMVNDAARHMATGPGGQRGNDSDSSAAGSQPHTNSSDKPLPGPATTDPRTPLPAAS